One window from the genome of Salvia miltiorrhiza cultivar Shanhuang (shh) chromosome 7, IMPLAD_Smil_shh, whole genome shotgun sequence encodes:
- the LOC130993878 gene encoding uncharacterized protein LOC130993878 — protein sequence MRNSSTMTPSDKVTFAKIWATHAPHKAKITVWRTLRNRLPTCNNLKKRNIPLDEVDSMCNACFSHNESINHVFLRCQKTEMVWDELQNWLGTTTVRPNQVSTHFSTFSNLGKGKRSGKFLASMWMCTIWQLWKERNDSRFEGKQRDVKSMIAEIKTRMWSWNKIFDLLDQEQNLSLWCSQEISTRIV from the coding sequence ATGAGGAACTCGAGTACGATGACTCCCAGCGACAAAGTGACGTTTGCAAAAATCTGGGCCACACATGCTCCCCATAAGGCAAAAATTACAGTTTGGAGAACATTGAGGAACAGGCTGCCCACTTGCAATAATCTCAAGAAGAGAAATATCCCTTTGGACGAGGTGGACTCTATGTGCAATGCTTGCTTCTCCCACAACGAGTCAATCAACCATGTGTTTCTTAGATGTCAGAAAACTGAAATGGTGTGGGACGAGCTTCAGAATTGGCTTGGGACGACCACGGTTCGACCTAATCAAGTGAGTACACATTTCTCGACTTTCTCAAACTTAGGCAAGGGAAAGAGAAGTGGGAAGTTCCTGGCGTCAATGTGGATGTGTACTATTTGGCAACTCTGGAAGGAACGCAATGATAGTAGATTCGAAGGTAAACAACGGGATGTTAAAAGTATGATTGCTGAGATTAAGACTCGAATGtggagctggaacaaaatcTTTGACTTGCTTGATCAGGAGCAAAACCTTTCTCTTTGGTGCTCTCAAGAGATTTCAACTCGTATTGTGTAA